One Fusobacterium nucleatum genomic window carries:
- the cas1 gene encoding CRISPR-associated endonuclease Cas1, with amino-acid sequence MANLYVYEQGTTLDYKNENFVVKTLSEKIIPAEKLEKLERVVVFGDIHITIQCIQEFLKRGIPVTFLSKKGEYFGSLEATNHVDIKIQRLQFQKSADKDFCLAMSKIFIKGKINNQRAFLFKENKIAKEPLAAISALRIKGFVEKVNNAENIEELNEIIKEMDKLYFTGLSSFLGKEYNFTERVKMPPTDPFNSILSFGYTLLLYEIKNMLNSKGLNAYVGFFTSDKVNMLALCADLMEEWRSILVDSLAFKLLYTKKLTLNNFETNEETGAVLLKKEASFAFIEEFEKLLREKVEKIIAGSSKLNYRQAIEYQITLLVKALENNSPKDYVPFEIDK; translated from the coding sequence ATGGCTAATCTATATGTCTATGAACAAGGAACAACTTTAGATTATAAAAATGAAAATTTTGTAGTTAAAACTCTCAGTGAAAAAATAATTCCTGCTGAAAAATTAGAAAAATTAGAAAGAGTTGTTGTATTTGGTGATATACATATTACAATTCAGTGCATACAAGAATTTTTAAAAAGAGGAATACCTGTAACTTTTTTATCAAAAAAAGGAGAATATTTTGGGAGTTTAGAAGCAACAAATCATGTGGATATAAAAATACAAAGATTACAATTTCAAAAAAGTGCAGATAAAGATTTTTGTTTAGCTATGTCAAAGATTTTTATAAAAGGAAAAATTAACAATCAAAGAGCCTTTCTTTTTAAAGAAAATAAAATAGCAAAAGAGCCTCTTGCAGCAATTTCAGCTCTTAGAATTAAAGGATTTGTGGAAAAAGTTAATAATGCTGAAAATATAGAAGAATTAAATGAAATAATAAAAGAGATGGATAAACTATACTTTACAGGCTTATCTTCATTTTTAGGTAAAGAATATAATTTTACTGAACGTGTAAAAATGCCTCCTACAGATCCATTTAATTCTATTTTAAGTTTTGGTTATACTTTACTTTTATATGAAATAAAAAATATGCTTAATTCAAAGGGACTTAATGCCTATGTAGGTTTCTTTACTTCTGATAAAGTTAATATGTTAGCACTTTGTGCTGATTTAATGGAAGAATGGAGATCTATTCTAGTTGATTCATTAGCTTTTAAATTGTTGTATACTAAAAAATTGACACTTAATAACTTTGAAACTAATGAAGAAACTGGAGCTGTACTGTTGAAAAAAGAGGCTTCATTTGCATTTATTGAAGAATTTGAAAAGTTATTAAGGGAAAAAGTAGAAAAAATTATAGCAGGTTCAAGTAAATTAAATTATAGACAAGCTATCGAATATCAGATTACACTACTGGTAAAAGCTTTAGAAAATAACTCTCCTAAAGATTATGTTCCTTTTGAAATAGATAAGTAG
- a CDS encoding helix-turn-helix domain-containing protein gives MISFGKNIQNRRVALGLDVSELAQLANYANKSYIERIEDEKMYPSAKKLPDLAKALSWKIDDLFKNVELEEIETEYSLIQNAIRFIKSMDKKEVSLKTVTLSIDTYKKYYACLFDKYIRENFLNKVKEMILKTYYNNNPNLEKLTELFEEKEYEICLVGVIKILEDIVENRSDKREEQSLETNGSLKEKEIEIEERNIEIDEEDFLRI, from the coding sequence ATGATTTCATTTGGTAAAAATATTCAGAATAGAAGAGTTGCACTAGGTTTAGATGTAAGTGAATTAGCACAACTTGCAAACTATGCTAATAAAAGTTATATAGAAAGAATAGAAGATGAGAAAATGTACCCATCTGCTAAAAAACTTCCAGATTTAGCAAAAGCTTTGTCTTGGAAAATTGATGATTTATTTAAAAATGTTGAGCTTGAAGAAATTGAAACAGAGTATAGTTTAATACAAAATGCAATAAGATTTATTAAATCAATGGATAAAAAAGAAGTATCTTTAAAAACAGTTACTCTTTCAATAGATACATATAAAAAATATTATGCTTGTTTATTTGATAAATATATTAGAGAAAATTTTTTAAATAAGGTTAAAGAGATGATATTGAAGACATATTATAACAATAATCCTAATTTAGAAAAGCTTACAGAACTTTTTGAGGAAAAAGAATATGAAATATGTTTAGTAGGAGTAATAAAGATTTTAGAAGATATAGTTGAGAATAGAAGTGATAAAAGAGAAGAACAATCATTAGAAACTAATGGTTCTTTAAAAGAGAAAGAAATAGAAATAGAAGAGAGAAATATAGAAATAGATGAAGAAGATTTTTTAAGAATATAA
- the cas1 gene encoding CRISPR-associated endonuclease Cas1, translating into MGGNIYGSIHFNSRDSYWEKKEYFFISTLEKNIALSPEKLDSIILESNSSISTGAIRLAMDYNITIMISDSFGNLIGHFSKLNYSKGAKLRRKQYELFASIKGIEMARRWLLEKIENQKKHIENLVKRRKKDFKDLNLFNEAISKLKSLNLDLENYREKIMGIEGSISKVYYKVISELIDKKWKFNIREHRNAKMPYNIILNYTLGILYRLIENAILKEGFDPALGIIHVEGENKNSFVYDFIEKYRYLALETTFELFNENLVNKDFFEYQENKIPILTISARRIISSYFKEILKRGEKVHGKVYSIETIIKNELKKIKKELIGSDDDEIENINEDVEEILEDTNMNKIKNQYIEVKEEEIKEVAEDELFTFI; encoded by the coding sequence ATAGGGGGAAATATCTATGGATCTATACATTTCAACTCAAGGGACAGCTATTGGGAGAAAAAAGAATACTTTTTTATTAGTACATTAGAAAAAAATATTGCTCTCTCCCCTGAAAAATTAGATTCAATTATTTTAGAATCTAACTCTAGTATTTCTACTGGTGCTATAAGGTTAGCAATGGACTATAACATCACAATTATGATAAGTGATAGTTTTGGGAATTTAATTGGACATTTTTCTAAATTAAATTACTCAAAAGGTGCAAAACTAAGAAGAAAACAGTATGAACTTTTTGCTTCAATTAAAGGAATAGAAATGGCAAGAAGATGGTTATTAGAGAAAATTGAAAATCAAAAGAAACACATAGAAAATTTAGTCAAAAGACGAAAGAAAGATTTTAAAGACTTAAATTTATTTAATGAAGCCATTTCTAAATTAAAATCTCTAAATTTAGATTTAGAAAATTATCGTGAAAAAATAATGGGAATTGAGGGGAGTATTAGTAAAGTATATTATAAAGTAATTTCAGAACTTATTGATAAAAAATGGAAATTTAATATCAGAGAACATAGAAATGCTAAAATGCCCTATAATATTATATTAAACTATACTTTAGGAATATTATATAGACTAATTGAAAATGCAATCTTAAAAGAAGGTTTTGACCCAGCTTTAGGAATTATTCATGTAGAAGGAGAAAATAAGAATTCATTTGTCTATGATTTTATTGAAAAATATAGATATCTAGCTTTGGAAACTACATTTGAATTATTTAATGAAAATTTAGTAAACAAAGATTTTTTTGAATATCAAGAAAATAAAATTCCAATATTAACTATATCTGCTAGAAGAATAATAAGCTCTTACTTTAAAGAAATTTTAAAAAGAGGAGAAAAGGTTCATGGAAAAGTTTACTCAATTGAAACTATAATAAAAAATGAACTTAAAAAAATTAAAAAAGAACTTATTGGTTCAGATGATGATGAAATTGAAAATATTAATGAAGATGTAGAAGAAATATTAGAAGATACTAATATGAATAAAATAAAAAATCAATATATTGAAGTGAAAGAGGAAGAAATAAAGGAAGTGGCAGAAGATGAATTATTTACTTTCATATGA
- the cas2 gene encoding CRISPR-associated endonuclease Cas2 yields MNYLLSYDISNDKSRKRVSDYLLEKGFLRIQNSVFLGEIHITKIDDILENICLLVDKKEDSIFCIPINKEDYKNIFNFGKNEDYNLYKDEVLYI; encoded by the coding sequence ATGAATTATTTACTTTCATATGACATTTCTAATGATAAAAGTAGAAAAAGAGTGTCAGATTATTTGCTAGAAAAAGGCTTTCTCAGAATACAAAATTCTGTTTTTCTAGGTGAGATTCATATAACTAAAATAGATGATATATTAGAAAATATATGTTTACTTGTAGATAAAAAAGAGGATTCAATATTTTGTATCCCAATTAACAAAGAAGATTATAAAAATATCTTTAATTTTGGAAAAAATGAAGACTATAACTTGTATAAAGATGAAGTTTTATATATATAA
- a CDS encoding TIGR02221 family CRISPR-associated protein, which translates to MEKKKTVKRVLITSIGGGKTEDKDGVKILKKYEDTIYGIKKENGEFHMEKTSYMPLIIENTYNIDKTIIIGTTGSMWDNLYDVYWKKFKQDKIKDEKFKQSLIDVQVTSNRETPIDKINIDRFNEEFIGKVKGIVIKYGVSSKEISRNFDLIVKLQEEFNDTDEYEVFLDITHSFRSMAFWMFLIMNYLTDVSNKNIKIAGITYGMFEAKKDNITPIVILKPFLEILNWIKGASELKQYGNSYYILEKSDNNSLAKSIKDELRNFSNTMNMNYINSLLESIKNLKKLDTENELDKINGPAKHIIPNILKEFIKDFDLKEDDDNKRSYLLQATLAKWHCKQKRYAMSAINISEAIVTFVLLTLNIDSKKLKGKFDPDNDGQKWLKEIYKRYKDRTDLSKEEIQIYKYGELFVEVTRIRKEVAHSLGKQPDIIGDINKLEDYSNNIVDMLKNEDIIKRFENKLHILENLQIKNSNKNSVTRTVGEKKENSILLLSTKELSAEELKELKRDWQIDNMIFLSEDELKLWKKASSEADFQVFKNIIDQYLINGNYILIHGNLKSMTKIKGYANTKGIISLCFLDPYSENKTFFEKY; encoded by the coding sequence ATGGAGAAGAAAAAGACAGTAAAAAGAGTACTAATTACTTCAATAGGTGGAGGAAAAACAGAAGATAAAGATGGAGTTAAAATTTTAAAAAAATATGAAGATACTATTTATGGCATAAAAAAAGAAAATGGTGAATTTCATATGGAAAAGACATCATATATGCCTTTGATAATAGAAAATACTTATAATATAGATAAAACTATTATAATTGGTACAACAGGCTCAATGTGGGATAATCTTTATGATGTATATTGGAAAAAATTTAAACAAGATAAGATCAAAGATGAAAAATTTAAACAATCTTTAATTGATGTACAAGTTACTTCAAATAGAGAAACACCAATTGATAAAATTAACATAGATAGATTTAATGAGGAGTTTATTGGGAAAGTAAAAGGAATTGTTATAAAATATGGAGTTAGTTCAAAAGAAATTTCGAGAAATTTTGATTTAATTGTAAAGTTACAAGAAGAGTTTAATGATACTGATGAATATGAAGTTTTTTTGGATATCACACATTCTTTTCGTTCTATGGCATTTTGGATGTTTTTAATTATGAATTATCTTACAGATGTTTCTAACAAAAATATTAAAATAGCAGGAATTACTTATGGTATGTTTGAAGCAAAAAAAGATAATATCACTCCAATAGTTATACTAAAGCCTTTTCTAGAAATACTTAATTGGATTAAAGGTGCAAGTGAGTTAAAACAATATGGAAATAGCTATTATATTTTGGAAAAATCAGATAATAATTCTCTTGCTAAAAGTATAAAGGATGAATTAAGAAATTTTTCAAACACAATGAATATGAATTATATTAATTCTTTATTAGAAAGTATTAAAAATCTAAAAAAATTAGATACTGAAAACGAATTGGATAAAATAAATGGCCCTGCAAAACATATTATCCCTAATATTTTAAAAGAATTTATTAAAGACTTTGATTTAAAAGAAGATGATGATAATAAAAGAAGCTATTTATTACAAGCAACTCTTGCAAAATGGCATTGTAAACAAAAACGTTATGCTATGTCAGCTATAAACATAAGTGAAGCTATTGTAACTTTTGTCCTTTTAACTTTAAATATAGATTCTAAAAAATTAAAAGGTAAATTTGATCCTGATAATGATGGTCAAAAATGGCTTAAAGAAATTTACAAAAGATATAAAGATAGAACTGATTTAAGCAAAGAAGAAATTCAAATATATAAATATGGTGAACTTTTTGTTGAGGTTACTAGAATCAGAAAAGAAGTTGCTCATTCACTTGGAAAACAACCTGATATAATAGGAGATATAAATAAATTAGAAGATTATTCTAATAATATTGTGGATATGTTAAAAAATGAAGATATTATAAAAAGATTTGAAAATAAATTACATATATTAGAAAATTTACAAATAAAAAATAGTAATAAAAATAGTGTAACTCGAACTGTTGGGGAGAAAAAAGAAAATTCTATTTTACTTTTATCTACGAAAGAGCTTAGTGCTGAAGAACTTAAAGAACTAAAAAGAGACTGGCAAATAGATAATATGATTTTTTTATCAGAAGATGAATTAAAATTATGGAAAAAAGCTTCCTCTGAAGCAGATTTTCAAGTTTTTAAAAATATTATAGATCAATATCTAATTAATGGAAATTACATTTTAATACATGGTAATTTAAAAAGTATGACTAAAATTAAAGGATATGCAAATACAAAAGGAATTATTTCTCTATGTTTTCTCGATCCTTACTCAGAAAATAAAACTTTTTTTGAAAAATATTAA
- a CDS encoding TIGR02221 family CRISPR-associated protein — protein MSKKVLIAGIGGGKNKDTGTYRVANYKIQNKVYEQRSFITSALEEHYGIDKTIFIGTTGSMWDNLYEFYSKKFQKDYDENYHLDLMAIIDNATMDTNIDNLNLSKFNETFNDKIVAIVTKYGMNELEIFENFNLIIKLQDELEDGDEVYLDITHSFRSNAFWMFLVMNYLTDVEDKNIKVKAITYGMLEAQKDGVAPVVDLNAFYKILQWIKGANNLKNYGNSYLIEENIENEKLSKKLKNFSDALNMNYIGSLRQSINSLKKLEDDIDNLEGPAKLIIPKVIKDFMDRFASEDKDYLFQAKLAKWHFEQKRYAMAYININESIIGFILDTLELPLLTGDRKKDENKLAKDWLNMIISRHENNKTYPNFKVDKDNMELYEYIKIFEHSRRVRNEIAHSIGGKDSAFNDIDSLKKYCDKIIDLLKNRDFIIRMDDKLQFSKKLKKDL, from the coding sequence ATGTCAAAAAAAGTATTAATAGCTGGAATTGGTGGGGGAAAAAATAAGGACACTGGTACTTATAGAGTTGCTAATTATAAAATTCAAAATAAAGTTTATGAACAAAGAAGTTTTATAACTTCTGCACTTGAAGAACACTATGGTATTGATAAAACTATTTTTATTGGAACTACAGGTTCAATGTGGGATAATCTATATGAATTTTATTCTAAAAAATTTCAAAAAGATTATGATGAAAACTATCATCTTGATTTAATGGCAATTATAGATAATGCTACAATGGACACTAATATAGATAATTTAAACTTATCAAAATTCAATGAAACTTTTAATGATAAAATAGTAGCAATAGTTACAAAGTATGGAATGAATGAGCTTGAAATATTTGAAAATTTTAATTTAATAATAAAATTACAAGATGAACTTGAAGATGGAGATGAAGTTTATTTAGATATAACACATTCTTTTAGATCTAATGCTTTTTGGATGTTCTTAGTTATGAATTATTTAACAGATGTTGAAGACAAAAATATAAAAGTTAAAGCTATTACTTATGGAATGCTTGAAGCTCAAAAAGATGGTGTTGCTCCTGTTGTTGACTTAAATGCTTTCTATAAAATTTTACAATGGATAAAAGGTGCCAATAATTTAAAAAATTATGGAAATAGCTATTTAATTGAAGAAAATATTGAAAATGAAAAACTTTCAAAAAAATTAAAGAATTTTTCTGATGCTTTAAATATGAACTATATAGGCTCTTTAAGACAAAGTATAAATTCACTAAAAAAATTAGAAGATGATATAGATAATCTTGAAGGACCTGCAAAACTTATTATTCCAAAAGTTATAAAAGATTTTATGGATAGATTCGCCTCTGAAGACAAAGACTATTTATTCCAAGCTAAACTTGCAAAATGGCATTTTGAACAAAAAAGATATGCTATGGCATACATTAATATTAATGAATCAATTATAGGCTTTATTTTGGATACATTAGAATTACCACTTTTAACTGGGGATAGAAAAAAAGATGAAAATAAATTAGCAAAAGACTGGTTAAATATGATAATAAGCAGACATGAAAATAATAAAACTTATCCAAATTTTAAAGTAGATAAAGATAATATGGAACTTTATGAATATATTAAAATTTTTGAACACAGTAGAAGAGTTAGAAATGAAATTGCCCACTCTATTGGGGGAAAAGATTCCGCTTTTAATGATATAGATAGTTTAAAAAAATATTGTGATAAAATTATAGATTTATTAAAAAATAGAGATTTTATTATTAGAATGGATGATAAACTACAATTTTCAAAAAAATTAAAAAAGGATTTATAA
- a CDS encoding SMI1/KNR4 family protein, translating to MDIAKKYIEELKKAYYKNGGKEVWDKFEKIKEGASEENIKKLKEEYPEVPDSLIELLKIVDGTYFREYKGKTVASYFLGSDIEEYPYYLLSSSQILETKNEAHDFYADYVDREYEEVEIDEEIISDSKKMKWLHFSDCMNNGGTSQLFIDFSPSEKGVKGQIVRFLHDPDEIGVIADSFDEYLEKLIESGLDFISEDVVD from the coding sequence ATGGATATAGCAAAAAAATATATAGAAGAATTAAAAAAAGCTTATTATAAAAATGGTGGGAAAGAAGTTTGGGATAAATTTGAAAAGATTAAAGAAGGTGCAAGTGAAGAAAATATAAAAAAATTAAAGGAAGAATATCCAGAAGTACCTGATTCCTTAATTGAACTTTTAAAAATTGTGGATGGAACATATTTTAGAGAATATAAAGGAAAAACTGTAGCTTCTTACTTCTTGGGTTCAGATATAGAAGAATATCCTTATTACTTATTATCTTCAAGTCAAATTTTAGAAACTAAAAATGAGGCACATGACTTCTATGCTGATTATGTAGATAGGGAGTATGAAGAAGTAGAAATAGATGAAGAAATTATAAGTGATTCTAAAAAGATGAAATGGCTACATTTTTCTGATTGCATGAATAATGGAGGAACATCACAATTATTTATAGATTTTTCACCATCTGAAAAAGGAGTAAAGGGACAAATAGTTAGATTTTTACATGATCCTGATGAAATTGGAGTTATAGCAGATAGCTTTGATGAATATTTAGAAAAGCTTATAGAAAGTGGTTTGGATTTTATAAGTGAAGATGTAGTAGATTAA
- a CDS encoding antibiotic biosynthesis monooxygenase — MLKKLLLALGILTSVSMYAVPTLNVYDFEVKKDKEASYKSITEDYVNKTMGTEQGVLGLFAATDERDKTTSFVVEIYNDYLAFSNHTKNQASRDFKAVIPQIVEGNLNSTEIDVQIAKDRKIEQNDNTFAVYTVIDVKPENNKEFTEIIKNRAETSFNENGTLLIYVGTERKNPNKWCLFEVYSDIDSYLNHRASSYFKEFITQTKDMITEQKRYELQPLKLINKGSLDYKKLY, encoded by the coding sequence ATGTTAAAAAAATTATTATTAGCTTTGGGAATACTTACATCAGTTAGTATGTATGCAGTACCAACATTAAATGTTTATGATTTTGAAGTAAAAAAAGATAAAGAAGCTTCATATAAAAGTATAACAGAAGATTATGTTAATAAAACTATGGGAACAGAACAAGGAGTTTTAGGACTTTTTGCTGCAACAGATGAAAGAGATAAAACTACTTCTTTTGTAGTTGAAATATACAATGATTATCTAGCTTTTTCTAATCATACTAAAAATCAAGCTAGTAGAGATTTTAAAGCAGTAATCCCTCAAATTGTGGAAGGAAATTTGAATAGTACAGAAATAGATGTACAAATAGCAAAAGATAGAAAGATAGAACAAAATGATAATACTTTTGCAGTATATACTGTAATAGACGTAAAGCCTGAAAATAATAAAGAATTTACTGAAATTATTAAAAATAGGGCAGAAACAAGTTTTAATGAGAATGGAACTTTGCTTATTTATGTAGGAACTGAGAGAAAAAATCCTAATAAATGGTGTCTTTTTGAAGTATATTCTGATATAGATTCTTATTTAAATCACAGAGCTTCTAGTTATTTTAAAGAATTTATAACACAGACAAAAGATATGATAACTGAGCAAAAGAGATATGAACTTCAACCTTTAAAATTGATAAATAAAGGTAGCTTAGATTATAAAAAATTATACTAA
- a CDS encoding ABC transporter ATP-binding protein: MLEIKNISKAYNRQGKDFFAVKDVNLNILDGDFVHIIGRSGSGKSTLLNIVAGLLSADNGTLSLDGTNYLELNDEEKSKFRNKNIGFIPQSPALLGYLNILENIKLPYDMYEKDGDSEGKARYFLNELGLEHLAKSYPKELSGGELRRIIIARALMTDPKILIADEPTSDLDIEATKEVMDLLKKINEKGTSILIVTHELETLKYGKKVYTMSEGVLTEGRNL, from the coding sequence ATGTTAGAAATAAAAAATATATCTAAGGCTTATAATAGACAAGGAAAAGATTTTTTTGCAGTTAAAGATGTAAACTTAAATATTTTAGATGGAGATTTTGTTCATATAATTGGAAGAAGTGGAAGTGGAAAATCAACTCTATTAAATATAGTAGCTGGACTTTTATCAGCAGATAATGGAACTCTTTCATTAGATGGAACTAATTATTTAGAATTAAATGATGAAGAAAAATCAAAATTTAGAAATAAGAATATTGGCTTTATACCTCAATCACCAGCACTTTTAGGATATTTGAATATTTTAGAAAATATTAAACTTCCTTATGATATGTATGAAAAAGATGGAGATTCAGAAGGTAAAGCTAGATATTTTTTAAATGAATTAGGTTTGGAACATTTAGCAAAATCTTATCCAAAAGAACTATCAGGAGGAGAGTTAAGAAGAATAATAATAGCTAGAGCCTTGATGACAGACCCTAAAATCCTTATTGCAGATGAACCAACATCTGATTTAGATATAGAAGCAACTAAGGAAGTTATGGATTTATTAAAAAAAATTAATGAAAAGGGGACTAGTATTTTAATAGTAACCCATGAATTAGAAACTTTAAAATATGGTAAGAAAGTTTATACTATGTCAGAAGGTGTATTGACAGAAGGAAGAAATTTGTAA
- a CDS encoding ABC transporter permease has protein sequence MSKRIDANSLAMENIRQRKTRSTCMILLVALFSLIVYMGSMFSLSLSRGLESLSDRLGADVIVVPAGYKAEIESVLLKGEPSTFYLPANTIDKLKKFDEIEKMTPQIYVATLSASCCSYPVQIIGIDIDTDFLIYPWITHNIDKELKDGEAIVGSHVIGEKGETVHFFNEELKIVGRLKQTGIGFDATVFVNQNTAKQLAKASERITANKVAEEDVISSVMIKAKSGVDSVKLASKISKELSKEGIFAMFSKKFVNSISSNLKVLSTSILILVGAIWILSIVVLSVSFTAIFNERKKEMAVLRVLGASKKMLREIILKEAVILSLWGAGIGSFLGVILSVAQLPLLASKFSMPFLSPSLLQYIGIFILSFVLGVIIGPLSTVRVVKKLTDKDSYLSLREEM, from the coding sequence ATGAGTAAAAGAATAGATGCAAATAGTTTAGCAATGGAGAATATAAGACAGAGAAAAACTAGAAGTACCTGTATGATATTGTTAGTTGCATTATTTAGCCTTATAGTCTATATGGGCTCAATGTTCTCACTTAGTTTGAGTAGAGGGTTGGAAAGTTTATCAGATAGACTAGGAGCAGATGTAATAGTTGTTCCAGCAGGATACAAGGCAGAAATTGAGAGTGTTCTTCTAAAAGGAGAACCCTCAACTTTTTATTTACCAGCAAATACTATTGATAAATTAAAAAAGTTTGATGAAATTGAAAAAATGACACCACAAATATATGTGGCAACACTTTCAGCTTCTTGTTGTTCATATCCTGTTCAGATAATAGGAATAGATATAGATACAGATTTTTTAATTTATCCTTGGATAACTCATAATATAGATAAAGAATTAAAAGATGGAGAAGCTATTGTAGGTAGTCATGTTATTGGAGAAAAAGGAGAAACAGTTCATTTCTTCAATGAAGAATTAAAAATAGTTGGAAGATTGAAACAAACAGGAATAGGCTTTGATGCAACGGTTTTTGTAAACCAAAATACTGCAAAACAATTAGCTAAGGCTTCAGAAAGAATAACTGCTAATAAAGTTGCAGAAGAAGATGTAATTTCTTCTGTTATGATAAAGGCAAAGTCAGGAGTAGATTCTGTAAAACTAGCTTCAAAAATATCTAAAGAATTATCAAAAGAAGGTATTTTTGCAATGTTTAGTAAAAAATTTGTAAATTCAATATCTTCTAACTTAAAGGTATTATCAACAAGTATTCTGATTTTAGTTGGAGCTATTTGGATACTTTCAATTGTTGTTTTAAGTGTAAGTTTCACAGCAATATTTAATGAAAGAAAAAAAGAGATGGCAGTCTTAAGAGTATTAGGTGCTTCTAAAAAAATGTTAAGAGAAATTATTTTAAAAGAAGCAGTTATATTATCTTTATGGGGAGCAGGAATTGGAAGTTTTTTAGGTGTAATTTTATCAGTTGCACAACTACCATTGTTAGCTTCAAAGTTTTCAATGCCATTTTTATCTCCAAGTTTGTTACAATATATAGGAATATTTATTTTAAGTTTTGTTTTAGGTGTAATTATAGGTCCTCTTTCAACAGTTAGAGTTGTAAAGAAACTAACTGATAAAGATAGTTATTTGAGTTTAAGAGAAGAAATGTAG
- a CDS encoding DUF4418 family protein, which produces MKKNILEKLALILSVILFLVPKYIAPVCGPKEDGSHMACYYSGNMVMKLAVAIFIITLLMIILSKVKIVKILGSITVIVISAYVYLVPHGMSGLENEMGKPFGVCKMDTMLCHVHHTFEIATGIAVVIGVLMVFSLISTFLKKED; this is translated from the coding sequence ATGAAAAAAAACATATTAGAAAAATTAGCTTTAATACTATCAGTAATATTATTTTTAGTTCCTAAATATATAGCTCCTGTTTGTGGACCAAAGGAAGATGGTTCTCACATGGCTTGTTATTATAGTGGAAATATGGTAATGAAGTTAGCAGTTGCAATATTTATTATAACTCTATTAATGATTATACTTTCAAAAGTAAAAATAGTAAAAATATTGGGAAGTATAACAGTTATCGTTATATCTGCATATGTATATTTAGTACCTCATGGAATGTCAGGACTTGAAAATGAAATGGGGAAACCATTTGGAGTTTGTAAGATGGATACAATGCTTTGTCATGTACATCATACTTTTGAAATAGCAACTGGTATAGCAGTTGTAATTGGAGTTTTAATGGTATTTAGTTTAATCTCTACTTTTTTAAAGAAGGAAGACTAG
- a CDS encoding FMN-binding protein: protein MKKYLLVGMIVALSLLTACGKKDFSKMTFNDGEYQGHFDNDDKDQPSTADVVLTIQDGKIVSCTAEFRDSKGNIKGDDYGKEAGDDKYRKAQIAVQGFSTYADKLVEVQDPNEVDAVSGATVSNKEFKEAVWDALEKAKK, encoded by the coding sequence ATGAAAAAATATTTATTAGTTGGAATGATTGTAGCATTATCTTTATTAACAGCTTGTGGTAAAAAAGATTTCTCTAAAATGACATTTAATGATGGAGAATATCAAGGACACTTTGACAATGATGACAAAGATCAACCAAGTACAGCAGATGTTGTTCTTACAATACAAGATGGAAAAATTGTAAGTTGTACAGCAGAATTTAGAGATTCAAAAGGTAACATAAAAGGTGATGACTATGGTAAAGAAGCTGGTGATGATAAGTATAGAAAAGCTCAAATAGCTGTTCAAGGTTTTTCAACTTATGCTGATAAACTAGTTGAAGTACAAGACCCAAATGAAGTTGATGCAGTATCTGGAGCAACTGTTTCTAATAAAGAGTTTAAAGAAGCAGTGTGGGATGCTTTAGAAAAAGCTAAAAAATAA